CACGGAAGAAGCTTCTCGTGCACTGACTCCTGGGATGCATGGAACCACCTTCGGCGGTGGCCCGCTGGCATGTGCCGTGGCTTTGACCGTAATCGACACGATTGAGCGCGAGAAGCTTCTCACACATGTCGTAGAAACAGGCGCTTACTTTGTGGAGAAGCTGAATGATCTCGCCAAGAAGCATGACTGCATTACGGATGTTCGAGGCATGGGCCTAATGCTTGGCATCGAGTTGAACTCCGCAGACCTCGCGGGTCAGATCGTCAAGACGCTGTTGGAGCATCGCGTTCTCATCAATCGCACCAGCGAGACGGTGTTGCGCTTCCTTCCTCCTTTTATCCTGACGCGTGCGGATGTGGATGAAGGTATGGCGGCGCTTGACTCAGCGATGACACAGTTGACGCCAGCCTACGCAGAAACGGGACGTCTCGCTGGGGAGCATGGGCATGGGGACTAAGACACTGGTAATGCAACCGAAGATGAACGAGGAAGTGGGAAAGAGCATGATGGGAACAAAGTCGAGCGCCGTCCTGGGGATCCAGTCCGATGCTGCTTTCATGGAAGCAGCGAAGCAGTTGCGTGGGCGCGATCTGTGCTCTATCGCCGACCTGTCCGTGCAGGAACTCGCTGCGATCATGGAACTGGCACACGCCGTAAAAGCTCATCCGGAAGACTTCCGTCACGCCCTGGATGCCCAGCAGATGGTGTTGATCTTCGAGAAGGCTTCCCTACGCACGCGCCTGACCTTTGAAGCCGCGGTGAATACCTGCGGCGGCAATGCGATCTTTGTCGACCAAACACAATCTCCTCTAGGTGAACGCGAATCGCTGGGCGACATGGCGCACAATCTTGAGCGCTGGATGAACATCATCGTGCTGCGTACTTACTCCCACGATACAGTGCTGGAGATGGCAGCAACAAGCAAGGTACCCGTCATCAATGCGCTCTCCGATTACGAGCATCCCTGCCAGGCAATTGCGGATTTCTTCACACTGGAAGAGAAGTTCGGATCGTGCGAAGGCTTGAAGTTCACCTACGTTGGTGACGGAAACAACGTGTGTCATTCGCTGATTCTGGCTGGGGCCCTGCTCGGTGCACACTGCACCGTGGCGACACCCAGAAACTACGAACCAAAGCTTGAGATCATCCACAAGGCGATCGCTATCTGCGAAGAGACTGGCGGAAGTCTGCAGCTCACGCATGATGCGATAAAGGCGGCGACCGGGGCCGATGCGATCTACACAGACGTCTGCATCTCGATGGGCCAGGAGCATGAGGCAACCAAGCGCGCACCCATCTTCAAGCCCTATCAGGTCAACGAAGCACTGATGGCACAGGCCTCAGAACACGCGGTCTTTATGCATTGTCTTCCTGCGCATCGCGGTGCCGAAGTGACGGATGCGGTGATGGATTCACCACAGGCTGTCATCTTCGACCAGGCGGAGAATCGTCTTCACGCGCAAAAGGCTCTCATGCTCATGCTGCTGGGCGGAGCGAAGCGGATCCAGCGGAAGCGCGGACCAGATGGCAAGAAGCGCACCACGCTGGCATAGGAACGCTGGCCCAATTTTACGAACAAGATTGAATTACTGAAGGAGTAGTTATGGCGGAGAAGGTTGTTCTTGCATATTCGGGTGGTCTGGATACTTCGATCATCATTCCGTGGCTCAATGAGAATTATGGCTATGACGTTATCGCCTACATCGCAGATGTAGGTCAGGGCGAAGACATCGATGCAGTCGTAAAAAAGGCCTATGCCACCGGCGCTAAGAAAGCCATCGTCAAGGATCTACGCGAAGAGTTTGTGACTGACTATGTTTGGCCGACAGTTCGCGCGGGCGCGGTATACGAACATAAGTATCTGCTCGGCACGTCCATTGCCCGCCCTGTTATCGCGAAGCATCAGGTGGAAGTTGCTCTCGCCGAAGGCGCAACAGCTCTTGCTCACGGATGCACTGGTAAGGGGAACGACCAGGTGCGTTTCGAGCACGCGTTTCAGGCTCTCGCTCCCGACCTCAAGGTGATAGCGCCGTGGCGTGAGTGGAACCTGACCTCGCGCGAAGAGTGCATCGACTACGCCGCAGCACGTGGCATTCCGGTCGAAGCGAGCCGCACGAAGATCCATTCGCGTGATCGCAATCTTTGGCACGTCTCGCACGAGGGCGGCGAACTGGAGAGCATCATGAACGCTCCCCTGCCCACGACGTGGACAATGACGAAATCGCCGCAGGATGCGCCTGACCGTGACGAACTGGTGGAGATCGGCTTTGAGCAGGGTGCACCTGTGTCGATCGATGGGCAAAAACTAACTCCGGTCCAGATCGTCGAACTTCTAAACGAGATCGGCGCGCGCAACGGTGTGGGACGTATTGACCTGGTGGAGAACCGCCACGTTGGGATGAAGAGCCGCGGAGCGTATGAGACTCCCGGCGGCACGCTCATCGTTACGGCGTTACGCGAGATTGAAGCGTTAGTGCTGGACCGCGAAGTCGCGCATTACAAGGAAGTACTTTCGGCCAAGTATGCCGAGCTGGTGTACTTCGGTCTTTGGTTCACGCCTCTGCGCGAGTCACTCGATGCGTTCTTTACGGAGAGCGCAAAGAACCTTACGGGTAGCGTGAAGCTGTCGCTCTACAAGGGCAACGT
This genomic stretch from Terriglobus saanensis SP1PR4 harbors:
- the argF gene encoding ornithine carbamoyltransferase codes for the protein MGTKTLVMQPKMNEEVGKSMMGTKSSAVLGIQSDAAFMEAAKQLRGRDLCSIADLSVQELAAIMELAHAVKAHPEDFRHALDAQQMVLIFEKASLRTRLTFEAAVNTCGGNAIFVDQTQSPLGERESLGDMAHNLERWMNIIVLRTYSHDTVLEMAATSKVPVINALSDYEHPCQAIADFFTLEEKFGSCEGLKFTYVGDGNNVCHSLILAGALLGAHCTVATPRNYEPKLEIIHKAIAICEETGGSLQLTHDAIKAATGADAIYTDVCISMGQEHEATKRAPIFKPYQVNEALMAQASEHAVFMHCLPAHRGAEVTDAVMDSPQAVIFDQAENRLHAQKALMLMLLGGAKRIQRKRGPDGKKRTTLA
- a CDS encoding argininosuccinate synthase; translation: MAEKVVLAYSGGLDTSIIIPWLNENYGYDVIAYIADVGQGEDIDAVVKKAYATGAKKAIVKDLREEFVTDYVWPTVRAGAVYEHKYLLGTSIARPVIAKHQVEVALAEGATALAHGCTGKGNDQVRFEHAFQALAPDLKVIAPWREWNLTSREECIDYAAARGIPVEASRTKIHSRDRNLWHVSHEGGELESIMNAPLPTTWTMTKSPQDAPDRDELVEIGFEQGAPVSIDGQKLTPVQIVELLNEIGARNGVGRIDLVENRHVGMKSRGAYETPGGTLIVTALREIEALVLDREVAHYKEVLSAKYAELVYFGLWFTPLRESLDAFFTESAKNLTGSVKLSLYKGNVNVVSRQSPFSLYSTDLSSFTMGESYDQKDAAGFIKILGLPARTRARMLQQVKEVVK